The following proteins are co-located in the Larus michahellis chromosome 9, bLarMic1.1, whole genome shotgun sequence genome:
- the ACSBG1 gene encoding long-chain-fatty-acid--CoA ligase ACSBG1 isoform X6 produces MPTSGEALTKKLQDENAVNISESYENGTFTDAQTVCRDLLPHLEETQDEGIEAAESLWTSVADGRVRLRIDNSCPQTPITVHQMFKESLEKYGSLNALASKKNGKWEKITFSEYYCLSRKAAKSFLKLGLERFHGVAILGFNSPEWFISAVGAVFAGGIVTGIYTTNSPEACHYIAHDSKTNIMVVENQKQLEKIMQIWNRLPYLKAVVLYKDSIPERHPNLYMMEEFLELGDDIPDATLDYIINSQKPNQCCVLIYTSGTTGKPKGAMLSHDNITWTSAHCSRAGDMQPAEVQQESIVSYLPLSHIAAQIYDLWTGIKWGEQVYFAEPDALKGSLIDTLKEVQPTSHMGVPRVWEKIMEKLKDASAQSGFMKKKILSWAMSLSLERNLNCSSSSDLKQFWTRLADYLVLAKIRNALGFSSCQKHFSGAAPLNTETLYFFLGLNITLYEAYGMSETTGPHCLSGPYIYRQHSCGKPVPGCKVKLVDEDTEGNGEICFWGRTVFMGYLNMEDKTKEAFDEDGWLHSGDLGKLDKDGFLYVTGRIKDLIITAGGENVPPIPIEDAVKKELPIISNAMVIGDKKKFLSMLLTLKVQQ; encoded by the exons AGTCTCTGTGGACTTCCGTTGCTGATGGCAGAGTCAGACTGAGAATAGATAACTCATGTCCGCAGACTCCCATAACAGTTCATCAGATGTTCAAGGAGAGCCTAGAAAAATATGGATCCCTTAATGCTTTGGCCAGCAAAAAGAATGGAAAGTGGGAGAAGATAACTTTTTCAGAGTATTATTGCCTCTCCAGGAAAGCGGCTAAGAGCTTCTTGAAG ctTGGTCTTGAACGATTCCACGGCGTAGCAATCCTTGGATTTAATTCTCCAGAATGGTTCATCTCAGCTGTTGGAGCTGTTTTTGCTGG AGGAATTGTCACAGGAATATATACAACCAATTCTCCAGAGGCTTGCCACTACATTGCTCATGACAGCAAAACCAATATCATGGTTGTGGAAAATCAGAAACAATTGGAGAAGATAATGCAG ATCTGGAATCGCTTGCCGTACTTGAAAGCTGTTGTGCTATATAAGGACTCCATTCCAGAGAGACACCCGAATTTGTATATG ATGGAAGAGTTCCTGGAGTTGGGAGATGACATACCTGATGCTACTTTGGATTACATTATTAACTCCCAAAAGCCGAATCAGTGCTGTGTACTGATATACACATCTGGAACAACTGGGAAGCCAAAAGGAGCCATGCTGAGTCATGACAAT ATAACTTGGACATCAGCACattgcagcagagcaggagataTGCAACCTGCGGAGGTCCAGCAGGAGTCTATAGTCAGTTATCTCCCACTCAGCCACATAGCTGCACAGATTTATGACCTGTGGACTGGAATCAAATGGGGAGAGCAAGTTTACTTTGCTGAGCCAGATGCTCTGAAG GGCAGCTTGATTGACACGCTAAAAGAAGTGCAGCCAACATCTCACATGGGAGTTCCCAGAGTATGGGAGAAAATTATGGAGAAATTAAAGGATGCTTCTGCTCAGTCAGgatttatgaagaagaaaatccTGTCATGGGCTATGTCACTTAGTTTAGAGAGAAACCTAAACTGCTCAAGCAG CAGTGATTTAAAGCAGTTCTGGACAAGGTTAGCAGACTACTTAGTGCTTGCAAAAATACGCAATGCACTGGGTTTTTCTTCCTGTCAGAAGCACTTTTCTGGTGCTGCTCCTCTCAATAcagaaacactgtatttcttcttGGGTCTGAACATCACCCTGTATGAGGCCTATGGGATGAGTGAGACCACAGGCCCACATTGCCTATCTGGGCCCTATATTTACAGGCAGCACAG CTGTGGTAAACCAGTACCTGGCTGCAAAGTGAAATTGGTGGACGAAGATACAGAAGGCAACGGAGAAATCTGTTTCTGGGGAAGGACTGTTTTCATGGGTTATTTAAATatggaagacaaaacaaaagaagcctTTGATGAGGATGGGTGGCTGCATTCTGGAGATTTAGGAAAACTAGACAAGGATGGCTTTCTCTATGTCACTGGAAGGATTAAAG ATTTGATTATTACAGCTGGAGGTGAAAACGTGCCTCCAATTCCAATTGAAGATGCTGTTAAAAAAGAACTCCCGATTATTAGTAACGCTATGGTGATTGGAGATAAAAAGAAGTTTCTGTCAATGTTGCTGACCTTAAAG GTCCAACAATGA